A region from the Achromobacter seleniivolatilans genome encodes:
- a CDS encoding ABC transporter permease — translation MKQILKSRVPALALLAVLIAAWELTVRQAGISALVLPAPSAVAKTLWNSLATGYLWPHIGATLAEMLLGLALGGAAGLAMGVALAESALLDRVLKPYVIISQVVPKLALAPLFVLWFGFGMAPTVVMTALICFFPLMENTLTSLRQVDPNRVQLFRMLGATRTQTMLRLKLPAGLPGILAGLRVALVLALVGAVVGEFIGASRGLGAVIIAAQGMMDTPLMFAALATIAAIGLLGYQATLMLERRLLRPYADHS, via the coding sequence ATGAAACAGATATTGAAATCTCGCGTGCCTGCCCTTGCCCTGTTGGCCGTCCTGATCGCCGCCTGGGAGCTGACCGTGCGGCAGGCGGGTATATCTGCGCTGGTATTGCCTGCTCCCTCCGCCGTGGCCAAGACACTGTGGAACAGCCTGGCCACCGGGTATCTGTGGCCGCACATCGGCGCGACGCTTGCCGAAATGTTGCTAGGGCTGGCGCTGGGCGGCGCGGCCGGATTGGCGATGGGCGTGGCGCTAGCTGAATCGGCTCTGCTGGATCGTGTGCTCAAGCCCTACGTCATCATCAGTCAAGTGGTCCCCAAGCTGGCGTTGGCGCCGCTCTTTGTGCTGTGGTTCGGTTTCGGCATGGCGCCCACGGTCGTCATGACCGCGTTGATCTGCTTTTTCCCCTTGATGGAAAACACGCTGACGAGCTTGCGGCAGGTGGACCCGAACCGCGTGCAACTGTTCCGCATGCTGGGCGCGACTCGCACGCAGACGATGCTGCGCCTGAAATTGCCAGCCGGTCTGCCAGGCATTCTGGCCGGGCTGCGCGTAGCGTTGGTGCTGGCGCTGGTCGGCGCCGTGGTGGGCGAATTCATCGGCGCCAGCCGCGGGCTGGGCGCCGTCATCATCGCTGCGCAAGGCATGATGGACACGCCCCTGATGTTCGCGGCGCTTGCCACCATCGCCGCCATCGGACTGCTGGGCTACCAGGCCACTCTTATGTTGGAGCGGCGCTTGCTGCGCCCTTACGCCGATCATTCATGA